From Polaribacter butkevichii, a single genomic window includes:
- a CDS encoding MmcQ/YjbR family DNA-binding protein produces the protein MHIEQLRDFCMSKKGVTEHFPFDESTLVFKVMHKMFLLTGLNHWEKAEAKINLKCNPEKAVELRDEYEGIIPGFHMNKKHWNTVSVNTSDVSDDLVRELINHSYELVVKGLTKKQKELLSTL, from the coding sequence ATGCACATAGAACAATTAAGAGATTTTTGCATGTCAAAAAAAGGAGTCACAGAACATTTTCCTTTTGATGAATCTACCTTGGTTTTTAAGGTGATGCATAAAATGTTTTTATTAACCGGATTAAATCATTGGGAAAAAGCAGAGGCTAAAATAAATCTAAAATGCAATCCAGAAAAAGCTGTAGAATTACGAGATGAATATGAAGGTATTATTCCTGGTTTTCATATGAATAAAAAACACTGGAATACAGTAAGTGTAAATACAAGTGATGTTTCAGACGATTTAGTAAGAGAATTGATAAATCATTCTTATGAATTGGTGGTAAAAGGTTTGACTAAAAAACAAAAAGAATTGTTAAGTACCTTATGA
- a CDS encoding CorA family divalent cation transporter gives MTENDFLDNTTIIKYSHSNYEKTDFASVSEIDFLENKTTIKWLNTYGIKFHQAYKQVIIQNKLDDFLIKLLSDEDHPNKVILLDDLLFVTTRVLITTSNKLDSEQMVFIVSPTFLWSIQEKPGDYFNWIRERLEGNKGIVRKKKADYLLFLLLESIIDNYQDTYEENAELSADKLNSTHIKPTPEFTSLVEKRKQELFNFKKATMSLKDTIVKLEKMEIDGFDVKYFSELKEQTNNLISNIDFELQELESKINLIFSIQGHRLNEVMKTLTILSVVFIPLTFLAGIYGMNFENIPELKYEYSYFILLGVMVLITIISIWYFKRKKWF, from the coding sequence ATGACGGAAAATGATTTTTTAGACAATACTACTATTATCAAATATTCTCATAGTAATTATGAAAAAACTGATTTTGCTTCAGTTTCAGAAATTGATTTTCTAGAAAATAAAACAACTATAAAGTGGCTAAACACCTATGGCATTAAATTTCATCAGGCCTACAAGCAAGTCATTATTCAAAATAAATTAGACGATTTTTTAATAAAATTATTAAGTGATGAAGATCATCCTAACAAAGTAATTTTGTTAGATGATTTATTATTTGTAACTACACGTGTCTTAATTACTACAAGCAATAAATTAGATTCTGAACAAATGGTTTTTATTGTTTCTCCAACTTTTTTATGGTCTATTCAAGAAAAACCTGGTGATTATTTTAATTGGATTCGCGAGCGATTAGAAGGAAACAAAGGTATTGTTAGAAAGAAAAAAGCAGATTATTTATTGTTTTTGTTATTAGAATCTATTATTGATAATTACCAAGATACTTATGAAGAAAATGCCGAATTAAGTGCCGACAAACTAAATTCTACACATATTAAACCTACTCCAGAATTTACCTCTCTTGTAGAAAAAAGAAAACAAGAATTATTCAATTTTAAAAAAGCAACAATGAGTTTAAAAGACACTATTGTTAAGCTAGAAAAAATGGAAATTGATGGTTTTGATGTAAAATATTTTAGCGAATTAAAAGAACAAACAAATAATTTAATTTCTAATATCGATTTTGAGTTACAAGAATTAGAAAGTAAAATAAACTTAATTTTCAGTATTCAAGGGCATCGTTTAAATGAGGTAATGAAAACCTTAACCATTTTGTCTGTGGTTTTTATTCCTTTAACTTTTTTAGCAGGAATTTACGGAATGAATTTTGAAAACATTCCTGAATTAAAATATGAATACAGTTACTTTATTTTATTAGGTGTTATGGTGCTTATTACTATAATTTCTATTTGGTATTTTAAACGTAAAAAGTGGTTTTAA
- a CDS encoding DUF3781 domain-containing protein, with protein MKLHKEEIVKNHCYTKLVYERINKKLKTNFSNAESELLIKRILEETSLENYLKKGKNFYVSNEHHAIRVTVNSKTFRVITVDRITSKRR; from the coding sequence ATGAAGTTGCATAAAGAAGAAATTGTAAAGAATCATTGTTACACAAAATTGGTTTACGAAAGGATAAACAAGAAGTTGAAAACTAATTTTTCTAATGCAGAAAGTGAACTGCTTATTAAAAGAATATTAGAAGAAACCTCTTTAGAAAACTACCTAAAAAAAGGAAAGAATTTTTATGTTTCTAATGAGCATCACGCTATTAGAGTTACCGTAAATTCAAAAACCTTTAGAGTAATAACAGTAGATAGAATTACCAGTAAACGTAGATAA
- the ade gene encoding adenine deaminase, whose translation MIVQGNIVDIQNKRIYKGEVEVINGKISSIKEVNHHQENYILPGFIDAHIHIESSMLVPSEFAKIAVKHGTVATVSDPHEIANVLGVKGVEFMIENGKKVPLKFNFGAPSCVPATSFESAGAIIDADDIKLMVENPDIKYLAEMMNYPGVLFDDAEVLKKIEHAKNNNKPIDGHAPGLRGDDVTKYIAAGISTDHECFTYDEALEKLQKGMKVIIREGSAAKNFEALIDLLPTHFENMMFCSDDKHPDDLLLGHINQLCERAVAKGVDVFKVLQAACINPIKHYNLDIGFLQKGDDADFILVDSLEKFNVLETYINGELVAKNGESFVKSVPFEVLNNFNTDKKKVSDFRFESSSEKIRVIEALDGELVTNKIEANSLIVEGNLVSNTKTDVLKMTVVNRYKNDAPAIAFIKNFGIKEGAIASSVGHDSHNIIAVGVSDEDICKAVNLIIENRGGVCAVNKTEEKIVSLPVAGIMSDLSAEEIGKSYAELDAMAKQMGSKLRAPYMSLSFMALLVIPSLKLSDKGLFDGTSFSFTSLEIE comes from the coding sequence ATGATTGTACAAGGAAATATTGTAGACATACAAAACAAACGAATTTACAAAGGAGAAGTAGAGGTTATCAACGGAAAAATTTCTTCTATTAAAGAAGTAAATCATCACCAAGAAAATTATATTCTACCTGGTTTTATAGATGCACACATCCATATAGAAAGTTCTATGTTGGTGCCTTCAGAATTTGCCAAAATAGCGGTAAAACACGGTACAGTTGCAACCGTTTCCGATCCGCACGAAATTGCCAATGTTTTAGGTGTAAAAGGTGTAGAATTTATGATTGAAAACGGAAAAAAAGTTCCGTTGAAATTTAATTTTGGGGCACCAAGTTGTGTGCCTGCAACCTCTTTTGAAAGTGCCGGAGCCATTATAGATGCAGACGATATTAAATTGATGGTGGAAAACCCAGATATTAAATATTTGGCAGAAATGATGAATTACCCTGGTGTTTTATTTGATGATGCTGAGGTTTTAAAGAAAATTGAACATGCTAAAAATAACAACAAACCCATTGATGGTCACGCTCCGGGTTTAAGAGGCGATGATGTTACCAAATATATTGCAGCCGGAATTTCTACAGATCATGAGTGTTTTACGTATGATGAAGCATTAGAAAAGTTGCAAAAAGGAATGAAAGTAATTATCCGTGAGGGTTCTGCAGCCAAAAATTTTGAAGCTTTAATAGATCTATTACCAACCCATTTCGAAAACATGATGTTTTGTTCTGATGATAAACATCCAGATGATTTATTGTTAGGGCACATCAATCAACTTTGTGAAAGAGCGGTTGCTAAAGGAGTTGATGTTTTTAAAGTATTACAGGCAGCATGTATCAATCCTATTAAGCATTATAATTTAGATATTGGTTTCTTACAAAAAGGAGATGATGCAGATTTTATTTTGGTAGATAGTTTAGAAAAATTCAATGTTTTAGAGACTTATATTAATGGAGAATTGGTGGCTAAAAATGGTGAATCTTTTGTGAAATCGGTTCCTTTTGAAGTATTGAATAATTTTAATACCGATAAAAAGAAAGTATCTGATTTTAGATTTGAATCATCTTCAGAAAAAATTAGAGTTATTGAGGCTTTAGATGGCGAATTAGTAACCAATAAAATTGAAGCCAATTCTTTAATTGTAGAAGGGAATTTAGTTTCCAACACAAAAACAGATGTTTTAAAAATGACGGTTGTAAATCGTTATAAAAATGATGCGCCAGCAATTGCATTTATCAAAAACTTTGGAATTAAAGAAGGTGCTATTGCAAGTTCTGTTGGTCATGATTCTCATAATATAATTGCGGTTGGAGTGTCTGATGAGGATATTTGTAAAGCTGTAAACCTTATTATAGAAAATAGAGGAGGAGTTTGTGCTGTAAATAAAACCGAAGAAAAAATAGTTTCGTTACCCGTTGCCGGAATCATGTCTGATTTATCCGCAGAAGAAATAGGGAAATCTTATGCAGAGCTAGATGCTATGGCAAAACAAATGGGTAGTAAATTACGTGCACCTTATATGAGTTTGTCTTTTATGGCGTTGTTGGTAATTCCGTCTCTAAAATTATCAGACAAAGGTTTGTTTGATGGAACTTCTTTTTCATTTACTTCTTTAGAAATTGAATAA
- a CDS encoding PhnA domain-containing protein, whose translation MSLQQDLESRSGNQCELCASKDNLSIYEVKPSLTGGGGVDGSLLACETCVTQIDNPDQTDANHWRCLNDSMWSEHRAVKVVAWRMLSRLRKEGWPQDLLDMMYLEDDDLRFAKESGDHLDDSEKIIHRDANGAILEAGDSVVLIKDLKVKGSSMVAKQGTAVRRISLDHENAKYIEGKVGPTQIVIITDYVKKMAEKE comes from the coding sequence ATGAGTTTACAACAAGACCTAGAAAGTAGAAGTGGAAATCAATGTGAATTATGTGCTTCAAAAGATAATTTATCTATATATGAAGTAAAACCAAGCTTAACAGGTGGTGGAGGTGTAGATGGAAGTTTACTGGCTTGTGAAACTTGTGTAACTCAAATTGATAATCCAGATCAAACAGATGCAAACCATTGGCGTTGTTTAAATGATTCTATGTGGAGTGAGCACAGAGCTGTAAAGGTGGTTGCTTGGAGAATGCTTTCTCGTTTAAGAAAAGAAGGTTGGCCTCAAGATTTGTTAGACATGATGTATTTAGAGGATGATGATTTACGTTTTGCAAAAGAATCTGGAGATCATTTAGATGATAGCGAAAAAATTATTCATAGAGATGCAAATGGTGCTATTTTAGAAGCGGGTGATTCTGTTGTTTTAATTAAAGATTTAAAAGTAAAAGGATCTAGTATGGTTGCAAAACAAGGAACTGCGGTGCGTAGAATTTCTTTAGATCACGAAAATGCAAAATATATTGAGGGTAAAGTTGGGCCAACTCAAATTGTAATTATTACAGATTACGTTAAAAAGATGGCAGAAAAAGAGTAA
- a CDS encoding OmpA family protein — protein MKRLILGALLIGSVFQLSAQEFNKWSIDLGAGVQTIVFPSASGYGTDNPDFWQANLGARYMFNERFGLRVDLGYNSISEASDKKPFKSNYYRATLEGVVNAGNILNFKSWTKDFNLLVHGGFGMSRLYASEPIDRDGDEMLHLVAGITPQLKLSNRVSLFADVSGISNFYQTYTFDGTANAERRGISGGIINYSIGVNIALGKNEQHADWYYSEEELATTTELEELSNRLKTAETEIAALKAKDITKEKLVSELDTRYAKAGNEGAKNVDFAKQLIDNGYVNVYFDIDRANVQTGSTSAINFLKTYLENNSSAKAELIGYADETGPEGYNKFLSEKRAKTVYNILVDAGVDANRLSYKGDGEDTTATSTARQLARRVAIRIQK, from the coding sequence ATGAAAAGATTAATTTTAGGGGCATTATTAATAGGTTCCGTTTTTCAATTAAGTGCACAAGAATTTAACAAATGGTCTATAGATCTTGGAGCAGGTGTACAAACCATTGTATTTCCATCAGCTTCTGGTTATGGAACAGACAACCCAGATTTCTGGCAAGCAAACCTAGGTGCTAGATACATGTTTAATGAAAGATTTGGTTTACGTGTAGATTTAGGCTACAACAGTATTAGCGAAGCTAGCGATAAAAAACCTTTTAAATCTAACTATTACAGAGCAACTTTAGAAGGAGTTGTAAATGCTGGTAATATTTTAAACTTTAAAAGTTGGACAAAAGATTTTAACTTATTAGTACACGGTGGTTTTGGTATGTCTAGATTATATGCTTCTGAACCAATTGATAGAGATGGAGATGAAATGCTTCACTTAGTTGCTGGTATTACACCTCAACTTAAATTATCTAATCGTGTTTCTTTATTTGCAGATGTATCTGGAATAAGTAACTTTTATCAAACTTACACTTTTGATGGTACTGCAAATGCAGAAAGAAGAGGTATAAGCGGAGGTATCATTAACTATTCTATTGGTGTAAACATTGCTTTAGGTAAAAATGAGCAACATGCAGACTGGTACTATTCTGAAGAAGAATTAGCTACAACTACTGAATTAGAAGAATTAAGTAACCGTTTAAAAACTGCAGAAACTGAAATTGCAGCTTTAAAAGCAAAAGATATTACTAAAGAAAAACTTGTTTCTGAATTAGATACTAGATATGCTAAAGCAGGAAATGAAGGAGCTAAAAATGTAGATTTTGCTAAGCAATTAATTGACAACGGTTATGTAAACGTTTATTTTGATATTGACAGAGCTAACGTTCAAACTGGTTCTACAAGTGCAATCAACTTCTTAAAAACATACTTAGAAAATAATTCTTCTGCAAAAGCTGAATTAATTGGTTATGCTGATGAAACTGGACCAGAAGGTTACAACAAATTTTTATCTGAAAAAAGAGCTAAAACAGTATACAATATTTTAGTTGATGCAGGTGTAGATGCTAACAGATTATCTTATAAAGGCGACGGTGAAGACACTACTGCAACTTCTACTGCTAGACAATTAGCAAGAAGAGTAGCTATTAGAATTCAAAAATAA
- a CDS encoding dipeptidase: MNTIQSYIKDNKERFLNELIDLLKIPSVSADSAYKKDVLLTADFVLESLKKAGCEKVEMCETPGYPIIYGEKIIDKNLPTVLVYGHYDVQPADPIELWTSPPFEPVIKKTEIHPEGAIFARGSCDDKGQMYMHVKALEYMTSTGNLPCNVKFMIEGEEEVGSESLAWFVPRNKEKLANDVILISDTGMIANDIPSITTGLRGLSYVEVEVTGPNRDLHSGLYGGAVANPINILTKMIASLHDENNHITIPGFYNNVEELSTEERAEMAKAPFSLKNYKEALKINEVYGEKGYSTNERNSIRPTLDVNGIWGGYTGEGAKTVIASKAFAKISMRLVPNQDWKEITELFKKHFESIAPKSVTVIVKPHHGGQGYVTPIDNIAYKAASKAYETTFGKTPIPQRSGGSIPIVALFEQHLKSKTILMGFGLDSDAIHSPNEHFGVFNYLKGIETIPYFYKYFTELSK, translated from the coding sequence ATGAATACAATTCAATCTTATATAAAAGACAACAAAGAACGATTCTTAAATGAATTGATTGATTTACTTAAAATTCCTTCTGTAAGTGCTGATTCTGCCTACAAAAAAGACGTTTTACTAACTGCAGATTTTGTACTTGAGAGCCTTAAAAAAGCAGGATGTGAGAAAGTAGAAATGTGTGAAACACCAGGGTATCCTATTATTTACGGAGAAAAAATTATTGATAAAAACTTACCTACAGTGTTAGTTTACGGTCATTATGACGTTCAACCAGCCGATCCTATTGAATTATGGACCTCTCCTCCTTTTGAACCAGTAATAAAAAAAACAGAGATACATCCTGAAGGTGCTATATTTGCTCGTGGTTCTTGTGATGACAAAGGGCAAATGTATATGCATGTAAAAGCATTAGAATACATGACTTCTACCGGAAACTTACCTTGTAATGTAAAATTTATGATTGAAGGTGAAGAAGAAGTTGGCTCAGAAAGTTTGGCTTGGTTTGTTCCTAGAAACAAAGAAAAACTAGCAAACGATGTTATTTTAATTTCTGATACAGGCATGATTGCAAACGATATTCCGTCAATTACAACAGGTTTACGTGGTTTGAGTTATGTAGAAGTAGAAGTTACTGGACCAAATAGAGATTTACATTCTGGTTTGTATGGAGGCGCAGTTGCCAATCCTATTAATATTTTAACAAAAATGATTGCTTCATTACACGATGAAAACAATCATATTACCATACCTGGTTTTTATAACAATGTAGAGGAATTATCTACAGAAGAAAGAGCTGAGATGGCAAAAGCTCCATTTTCTCTAAAAAACTACAAAGAGGCTTTAAAAATTAATGAAGTTTATGGTGAAAAAGGATACTCCACTAACGAACGTAACTCTATAAGACCAACCTTAGATGTAAACGGAATTTGGGGAGGTTATACAGGAGAAGGTGCAAAAACAGTAATTGCTAGTAAAGCTTTTGCTAAAATATCTATGCGTTTAGTGCCTAATCAGGATTGGAAAGAAATTACAGAATTGTTTAAAAAACATTTTGAAAGTATTGCTCCTAAATCGGTAACCGTAATTGTAAAACCACATCATGGAGGCCAAGGCTATGTAACACCAATAGACAATATTGCATACAAAGCAGCAAGCAAAGCATATGAAACAACCTTTGGTAAAACACCTATTCCGCAAAGAAGTGGTGGTAGTATACCAATTGTTGCCTTATTTGAACAACACTTAAAAAGTAAGACAATATTAATGGGGTTTGGCCTAGATTCTGACGCAATTCACTCACCAAACGAGCATTTTGGAGTTTTTAATTACCTAAAAGGTATAGAAACAATTCCTTATTTTTATAAATATTTCACAGAACTTTCAAAATAA
- a CDS encoding 5-formyltetrahydrofolate cyclo-ligase: MKKEELREIYKQKRIDLTEHEVASFQENIYQQIYNLDTSSVKNVHLFLSMRKFNEIDTQPIINFFRKKHIKIVVSRCNFKDDTLSHFYLEEDTVLELNKFGVPEPINAVEVDEKELDLIFVPLLISDELNYRVGYGKGYYDRFLSKCTDQAQFIGVNFFKPIYQIEDSNEFDIPLHQVIYPK, translated from the coding sequence ATGAAAAAGGAAGAACTTAGAGAAATTTATAAGCAAAAACGTATAGATTTAACGGAACATGAAGTTGCATCGTTTCAAGAAAACATCTATCAACAAATTTATAATTTAGATACTTCGAGTGTTAAAAATGTGCATTTATTTCTTTCTATGAGGAAATTTAATGAGATAGATACACAGCCAATTATTAATTTTTTTAGAAAGAAACATATAAAAATTGTAGTTAGTAGATGTAATTTTAAAGATGACACACTTTCTCATTTTTATTTAGAAGAAGATACTGTTTTAGAGTTGAATAAATTTGGAGTTCCAGAACCTATAAATGCAGTTGAGGTAGATGAAAAGGAACTCGACCTTATTTTTGTTCCGCTTTTAATATCTGATGAATTAAATTATAGAGTAGGTTACGGAAAAGGTTATTATGATCGTTTTTTATCAAAATGTACAGATCAGGCACAATTTATTGGGGTAAACTTTTTTAAACCTATTTATCAAATTGAAGACTCTAATGAGTTTGATATTCCTTTACATCAAGTAATCTATCCTAAATAA